A genomic stretch from Phycisphaerae bacterium includes:
- a CDS encoding class I SAM-dependent rRNA methyltransferase, whose product MTQHGGASRKRSKGGRGPYIQKSGGRPHGDGGDKRAGNTPPPPEHQYPYPWVRLRSASAHPFIYQRMIGQVDPTARPGDVVAVYDKQDHLFGHGFYHDRSQIGLRMLSYEPTAVDEDFFRKRIEQAIAWRRQLLGDDPATDAYRLVHAEGDGLSGLIAERYGDWIAIEVFSLGIFKRLDLIKRVLSESLISSEPAFAQASLCQGLPRRSSKSEGGNPKFVIRADEHVERLEGFEIPTLASDAVPPTITIRENGLRFRVDLRAGHKTGFFCDQRDNRKRLAALCRGAGVLDVCCYTGGFGVYAKKLGQAEAVTGVDLDEDAIELARKNANLNEVRIQHVHADAFGYLRQMQTNGNAYDVVVLDPPKFVGNRDEFQEGSRKYVDLNTLGMSVVRPGGLLLTCSCSGLVSREDFLGMVKAAASRLRRSLQFVDQTGAAPDHPVMANCPESAYLKAVWARVM is encoded by the coding sequence ATGACTCAGCACGGTGGAGCATCTCGAAAGCGCAGCAAGGGCGGCCGGGGACCGTACATCCAGAAATCCGGCGGCCGGCCGCACGGTGACGGCGGCGACAAGCGGGCCGGCAACACACCCCCGCCGCCCGAGCACCAGTATCCTTACCCCTGGGTTCGGCTGCGATCGGCCAGCGCACACCCGTTCATCTACCAGCGGATGATCGGACAGGTGGACCCGACGGCCAGGCCGGGCGACGTCGTGGCCGTTTATGACAAGCAGGACCACCTCTTCGGCCACGGCTTCTACCACGACCGCTCACAGATCGGGTTGCGGATGCTGTCGTACGAGCCGACAGCCGTAGATGAGGACTTCTTCCGCAAGCGGATCGAGCAGGCGATCGCGTGGCGCAGGCAACTGCTCGGCGACGACCCCGCCACGGACGCCTATCGACTCGTCCACGCCGAGGGCGACGGGCTCAGCGGCCTGATCGCCGAACGATACGGCGACTGGATCGCCATCGAAGTCTTCAGCCTCGGCATCTTCAAGCGGCTTGACCTGATCAAGCGAGTACTCAGCGAATCCCTGATCTCAAGCGAACCGGCCTTCGCCCAGGCTTCGCTGTGCCAGGGCTTGCCACGGCGTAGCTCGAAGAGCGAAGGCGGGAACCCTAAATTCGTCATCCGCGCCGACGAGCACGTCGAACGGCTTGAAGGATTCGAGATCCCCACCCTGGCATCCGATGCAGTCCCGCCGACCATCACCATCCGCGAGAACGGCCTGCGATTCCGCGTGGACCTTCGCGCCGGACACAAGACCGGCTTCTTCTGCGACCAGCGCGATAACCGCAAACGGCTCGCTGCACTGTGCCGCGGAGCCGGCGTTCTCGACGTCTGTTGCTACACCGGCGGCTTCGGCGTTTACGCCAAGAAGCTCGGTCAGGCCGAGGCGGTGACCGGCGTCGATCTCGACGAAGACGCCATCGAATTGGCTCGCAAGAACGCCAACCTCAACGAGGTCCGCATCCAGCACGTTCACGCCGACGCCTTCGGCTACCTGCGGCAGATGCAGACCAACGGCAACGCTTATGACGTCGTCGTGCTCGATCCGCCCAAATTCGTGGGCAACCGCGACGAATTCCAGGAGGGTTCCCGCAAATACGTCGACCTGAACACGCTCGGAATGAGCGTCGTTCGCCCCGGCGGCCTGCTGCTGACCTGCTCATGCTCGGGCCTGGTCTCGCGCGAGGATTTCCTCGGCATGGTCAAGGCAGCCGCAAGCCGATTGCGGCGGTCCCTGCAGTTCGTCGACCAGACCGGCGCCGCCCCGGATCACCCGGTCATGGCCAACTGCCCGGAGAGCGCGTACCTCAAGGCGGTGTGGGCGCGAGTGATGTGA
- a CDS encoding type II toxin-antitoxin system VapC family toxin: MKVFWDTNLFIYLIERHPASHPKVDSLYREHRKSGDEIIASARTLGELLAQPLRQGRTDLVRRYTELPTSPAMIRLVAFDRAAAEQYAGKRAQGSIRQPDAIQIACALANRADAFITNDSRLWGVSLPQAMSVRGL; the protein is encoded by the coding sequence ATGAAGGTGTTCTGGGACACCAACCTGTTCATCTATCTCATCGAACGACACCCCGCCTCCCACCCCAAGGTTGACTCTCTGTATCGCGAGCATCGCAAATCCGGAGATGAGATCATTGCATCAGCGCGCACACTTGGCGAACTGCTCGCCCAACCGCTTCGGCAAGGAAGAACCGATCTCGTGAGAAGATACACCGAGCTTCCGACCTCGCCCGCAATGATAAGGCTTGTTGCCTTTGACCGGGCTGCGGCCGAGCAATATGCGGGCAAACGCGCACAAGGTTCCATTCGTCAGCCAGACGCCATTCAGATTGCGTGCGCGCTGGCGAACCGAGCAGACGCTTTCATCACAAACGACTCGAGACTGTGGGGCGTTTCACTGCCCCAGGCGATGTCGGTAAGGGGTCTTTGA
- a CDS encoding alpha/beta hydrolase, whose translation MHRLGSTTTAAVLLVLGGMAATAAAGAPAAQTKPTSTASSDAGTENKPAPANKHTYTYKKVDDCEIRADVYRPSADSARTPVIIWIHGGALIMGSRASINRLQLDLYLRAGYTVVAIDYRLAPETKLPGILDDLRDAFAWVREEGPTLFHIDPERVAVIGHSAGGYLTQMSGWCITPRSKALVSFCGYGDIIGDWYTKPSPTYSKQPAVTREQAYSCVGTTAVSEPKSDRVPFYLYTRQQGIWPNVVTGLDPKQQPAAFAAFCPLRNVSADYPPILLLHGSKDSDVPYEQSVLMDTELSRFKVAHELVTIEGEHGFDSDMRNPRIQKVFDRVLAFLKQHL comes from the coding sequence ATGCACAGGCTCGGTTCGACTACAACGGCGGCCGTTCTCCTTGTTCTCGGCGGCATGGCTGCCACGGCGGCAGCGGGGGCGCCCGCTGCTCAAACAAAGCCGACAAGTACCGCGTCCTCCGATGCCGGCACCGAGAACAAGCCTGCGCCTGCCAATAAGCACACCTACACATACAAGAAAGTCGACGACTGCGAGATTCGTGCCGACGTCTATCGCCCGTCGGCGGATTCGGCTCGGACACCCGTGATCATCTGGATTCACGGCGGAGCGTTGATCATGGGTTCGCGAGCGAGCATCAACCGCCTGCAATTGGACCTGTATCTGCGCGCCGGCTACACCGTTGTGGCCATCGATTACCGACTTGCTCCGGAGACCAAACTGCCCGGCATACTGGACGACCTCCGTGACGCCTTCGCCTGGGTCCGCGAGGAAGGCCCGACTCTGTTCCACATCGATCCCGAGCGAGTGGCCGTGATCGGTCACTCGGCCGGAGGCTACCTGACTCAGATGAGCGGGTGGTGCATCACCCCTCGGTCCAAAGCATTGGTCTCCTTCTGTGGATACGGAGACATCATCGGCGACTGGTATACCAAGCCGAGCCCGACCTACTCGAAGCAGCCCGCCGTCACACGAGAGCAGGCGTACTCATGCGTCGGGACGACGGCAGTCTCCGAGCCGAAATCGGATCGAGTTCCCTTCTATCTCTACACCCGGCAGCAGGGAATCTGGCCGAACGTGGTCACGGGGCTTGACCCGAAGCAGCAGCCGGCCGCGTTTGCCGCGTTCTGCCCGCTCCGGAACGTCTCCGCGGATTACCCGCCCATCCTTCTCCTGCACGGGAGCAAGGATTCGGACGTACCCTACGAGCAATCCGTGTTGATGGATACGGAGCTGTCCCGCTTCAAGGTGGCGCACGAGCTGGTCACCATCGAGGGGGAGCACGGGTTTGACTCAGACATGCGGAACCCGAGAATCCAGAAAGTGTTCGACCGCGTGCTGGCTTTCCTAAAGCAGCATCTGTGA